A part of Vigna radiata var. radiata cultivar VC1973A chromosome 11, Vradiata_ver6, whole genome shotgun sequence genomic DNA contains:
- the LOC106777155 gene encoding transmembrane protein 64 yields MTYLDEDGINVDGDHTKDVMRNHGGGEYIKLRWDPQSEATISTEQKGSRIWYWVKSGLCFLCLGCLALLAAKWVGPLFLEKAIIPMINWGTNRFSSPELAVLVFASVALFPTLVMPSSPSMWVAGMTFGYCFGFLLIISAAAIGVSLPFLIGSIFHHKIEEWLEKYPKKASLLRCAGGGNWFHQFRAVALIRVSPFPYILYNYCAVATRVKYWPYLIGSLVGMVPEIFVSIYTGILIKTLANARHHHHTLSAPEIIVNVVGFCVTVGTIIFFTVYAKRKLKELRKVDDLLLK; encoded by the exons ATGACATATTTGGATGAGGATGGCATTAACGTCGACGGTGATCATACGAAGGATGTGATGCGTAATCACGGTGGAGGAGAGTACATCAAATTGAGGTGGGACCCCCAATCGGAGGCCACTATCAGCACCGAACAGAAAGGCTCGCGTATATGGTATTGGGTCAAATCGGGGCTCTGTTTCCTATGTCTGGGCTGCTTGGCTCTCCTTGCTGCCAAATGGGTTGGCCCATTGTTCTTAGAAAAG GCGATTATTCCGATGATAAATTGGGGGACGAACAGATTCAGTTCTCCGGAGCTAGCAGTTCTGGTGTTTGCTTCTGTAGCGCTATTCCCTACCCTAGTTATGCCATCCTCCCCTTCTATGTGGGTGGCTGGGATGACATTTGGTTATTGCTTTGGATTCTTGCTAATTATTAGTGCAGCAGCAATCGGAGTATCACTTCCTTTCTTGATCGGTTCAATCTTCCATCATAAAATTGAG GAGTGGTTAGAAAAGTATCCAAAGAAAGCTTCTCTGCTAAGATGTGCTGGAGGGGGAAATTGGTTTCATCAATTTCGGGCAGTTGCTTTAATCAGGGTTTCTCCATTCCCATACATACTGTACAACTATTGTGCCGTGGCAACCCGTGTTAAGTATTGGCCTTACTTGATCGGATCCTTGGTAGGGATGGTGCCAGAAATATTTGTTTCAATCTATAC GGGAATTTTGATAAAAACATTAGCGAATGCTAGACATCATCATCACACTCTTTCTGCTCCGGAAATTATCGTCAATGTTGTTGGCTTCTGCGTAACTGTTGGTACAATAATCTTTTTCACCGTCTATGCTAAGAGGAAGCTCAAGGAGTTACGAAAAGTGGATGATCTGCTTTTGAAATAA